Proteins encoded together in one Actinomycetes bacterium window:
- a CDS encoding DNA polymerase III subunit gamma and tau, whose translation MSLALYRRYRPATFAEVVGQEHVTGPLQQALHSNRVHHAYLFSGPRGCGKTSSARILARCLNCEQGPTPEPCGVCQSCVDLAPNGPGSIDVVEIDAASHGGVDDARDLREKAFFAPVASRFKVYIIDEAHMVSTSGFNALLKLVEEPPEHLKFVFATTEPDKVLQTIRSRTHHYPFRLVPPRALEEHLRTICAKEGVTVQDAALALVVRAGAGSVRDCLSVLDQLVAGSGPDGVTYAMAAALLGYSEESLLDEVVDAFAAYDGAALFTTIDRVVDTGEDPRRFAEDLLERLRDLMIIDAVPDAAERGIVRAPADKAQRLALQASRFGSGQLARAADVVNTGLTEMRGAVAPRLLLEIVCSRVLLPGVDDDVRGVHARLDRLERRLDVVGAVGEAHPPRQGPPPAKAGSRAAGEPTATPVRAAAVPPPASPTDGPPAAPPPPPPARGSTGAADAPPTAARAISDDDAVAAATSPAEASEEVVVLPGSAAAVDVLAVRQMWPDVVERVKTYKRVTWMLLMEHVQVASLDDRVLVLAFANEGKRRNFTGGGHDEIVRQALIDVLGLDRRIDAVLDPGAGTAGGREAGSAATVEPPAEAAGTAGEGPASVPAQPAGGAERDDDEDLDPGVSGAQLIERELGGRVISESGPA comes from the coding sequence GTGTCCCTCGCCCTCTATCGCCGGTACCGGCCGGCGACTTTCGCCGAGGTCGTGGGCCAGGAGCACGTCACGGGACCGCTCCAGCAGGCGCTGCACAGCAACCGGGTCCACCATGCCTACCTGTTCAGCGGCCCGCGCGGGTGCGGCAAGACGTCCAGCGCCCGCATCCTCGCCCGCTGCTTGAACTGCGAGCAGGGCCCGACGCCCGAGCCGTGCGGGGTGTGCCAGAGCTGCGTCGACCTGGCTCCCAACGGGCCGGGCAGCATCGATGTGGTGGAGATCGACGCCGCGTCGCACGGCGGCGTGGACGACGCTCGGGACCTGCGGGAGAAGGCCTTCTTCGCCCCCGTGGCCAGCCGCTTCAAGGTCTACATCATCGACGAGGCCCACATGGTCTCGACGTCCGGCTTCAACGCCCTCCTCAAGCTGGTCGAGGAGCCGCCCGAGCACCTGAAGTTCGTGTTCGCCACGACCGAGCCGGACAAGGTGCTGCAGACCATCCGGTCGCGGACCCATCACTACCCCTTCCGCCTCGTGCCGCCACGCGCCCTCGAGGAGCACCTGCGCACGATCTGCGCCAAGGAGGGTGTCACCGTCCAGGACGCGGCGCTGGCCCTCGTCGTGCGAGCCGGCGCCGGCTCGGTCCGCGACTGCTTGTCCGTGCTCGACCAGCTCGTCGCCGGGAGCGGGCCCGACGGCGTCACGTACGCGATGGCGGCCGCCCTGCTCGGCTACAGCGAGGAGTCCCTGCTCGACGAGGTCGTCGACGCGTTCGCGGCGTACGACGGCGCGGCCCTGTTCACCACCATCGATCGCGTCGTGGACACCGGCGAGGACCCGCGCCGCTTCGCGGAGGACCTGCTCGAGCGACTGCGCGACCTGATGATCATCGACGCGGTGCCCGATGCGGCGGAGCGCGGGATCGTGCGGGCTCCGGCGGACAAGGCGCAGCGGTTGGCGCTGCAGGCGAGCCGGTTCGGCTCCGGCCAGCTGGCCCGGGCGGCCGACGTGGTCAACACCGGCCTGACCGAGATGCGCGGGGCCGTGGCGCCCCGGCTGCTGCTCGAGATCGTGTGCTCGCGGGTCCTGCTGCCCGGCGTCGACGACGACGTCCGCGGCGTCCACGCGCGCCTCGACCGTCTCGAGCGTCGCCTCGACGTGGTCGGCGCGGTGGGCGAGGCACATCCGCCCCGTCAGGGGCCTCCTCCGGCCAAGGCAGGGTCACGTGCGGCAGGGGAGCCGACCGCGACGCCCGTACGCGCTGCCGCTGTACCCCCTCCCGCGAGCCCGACTGACGGACCACCGGCCGCGCCCCCGCCCCCGCCCCCAGCGCGGGGCTCCACGGGAGCGGCCGATGCCCCGCCGACAGCCGCGCGGGCGATCTCCGACGACGATGCCGTCGCCGCCGCGACGTCTCCCGCCGAGGCCTCCGAGGAGGTCGTGGTGCTCCCCGGCAGTGCGGCCGCGGTGGACGTCCTCGCGGTCCGTCAGATGTGGCCGGACGTCGTCGAGCGGGTCAAGACCTACAAGCGGGTCACCTGGATGCTGCTCATGGAGCACGTGCAGGTCGCCTCGCTCGACGACCGGGTGCTCGTGCTCGCCTTCGCCAACGAGGGCAAGCGCCGCAACTTCACCGGCGGCGGGCACGACGAGATCGTCCGCCAGGCCCTCATCGACGTCCTGGGACTGGACCGGCGCATCGACGCGGTGCTGGACCCCGGCGCCGGCACGGCGGGCGGCCGCGAGGCGGGCTCGGCCGCGACGGTCGAGCCACCCGCCGAGGCGGCGGGGACGGCTGGGGAGGGACCCGCGTCGGTTCCCGCGCAGCCGGCGGGTGGCGCCGAGCGCGACGACGACGAGGACCTCGATCCCGGCGTCAGCGGTGCGCAGCTGATCGAGCGCGAGCTCGGCGGCCGCGTGATCAGCGAGTCCGGTCCGGCCTGA
- a CDS encoding helix-turn-helix transcriptional regulator, with product MPGRGVEERLLSLLPDLYALTPTPDFPIRAVTVTRRLLGGDKGVYTEFDHATGDFRALVDPVPVELAGLTEARIAFMPQHPVFRHVLAGGQADARTISDFLSPGAFRRLALYGEFFAPLGVADQITVLLTDRHDQRAAAVSVDRGRRGFDDQDRAALSLLRPHLAAARRNAQHFASASKGGTASQAERAAGALGRLTDRQHEILALVAAGRTNAQIARGLDLSPDTVRKHVENILARLGTTNRTSAAITYERARARHAQPVWTAEIPALVRKQ from the coding sequence GTGCCCGGGCGGGGTGTGGAAGAGCGGCTGCTCTCGCTCCTGCCCGACCTCTACGCGCTGACCCCGACGCCGGATTTCCCGATCAGGGCCGTGACGGTGACCCGGCGGTTGTTGGGCGGGGACAAGGGTGTGTACACCGAGTTCGACCATGCCACCGGGGACTTTCGAGCCCTCGTCGATCCGGTTCCTGTCGAGCTCGCCGGGCTGACGGAAGCACGCATCGCGTTCATGCCCCAGCATCCCGTCTTCCGGCATGTCCTGGCCGGCGGTCAGGCGGATGCCCGAACGATCTCCGACTTCCTCTCACCGGGCGCCTTCAGACGGCTCGCGTTGTACGGGGAGTTCTTCGCCCCACTGGGCGTGGCCGACCAGATCACCGTCCTGCTGACCGACCGGCACGACCAGCGGGCAGCCGCCGTCTCCGTCGACCGGGGCAGGCGAGGGTTCGACGACCAGGATCGCGCGGCGCTGAGCCTGCTTCGCCCGCATCTGGCGGCGGCACGGCGCAATGCTCAGCACTTCGCGTCGGCCTCCAAAGGCGGCACCGCGTCACAGGCTGAGCGGGCGGCGGGCGCGCTCGGGCGGCTCACCGATCGGCAGCACGAGATCCTCGCGCTGGTGGCAGCCGGCCGCACCAACGCGCAGATCGCCCGCGGACTCGACCTCAGCCCGGACACGGTGCGAAAGCACGTCGAGAACATCCTGGCCCGCCTCGGCACCACCAATCGGACCTCGGCTGCCATCACCTACGAACGCGCCAGGGCCAGACACGCCCAGCCGGTCTGGACCGCCGAGATACCGGCGTTGGTGCGCAAGCAGTAG
- a CDS encoding DUF5063 domain-containing protein translates to MSDLTSGPGSGDASSGDAPLEDVPAVALEAGELSDFAREIAGHAATFLSGVAEVATGAAPETAISALIVQLAQVSMAGAMLGAVHDVVPVERFETDTGPDPDLDPLRESLAGLLEGIDDYAAVFDPLLSTEPTLGRISDDIADVAGDLSHGLRHYRGGRLDEALWWWQFSYLSSWGQQALSAQRALLSIVSHQRLDVDEESATAAEADALLRD, encoded by the coding sequence ATGTCTGACCTGACGTCCGGGCCGGGGTCCGGCGATGCGTCCTCGGGCGACGCGCCGCTCGAGGACGTACCGGCGGTGGCGCTCGAGGCTGGCGAACTGTCCGACTTCGCGCGGGAGATCGCCGGCCATGCGGCCACGTTCCTGTCCGGGGTGGCCGAGGTCGCCACAGGCGCCGCTCCCGAGACGGCGATCTCCGCGCTCATCGTGCAGCTGGCCCAGGTCTCGATGGCGGGCGCGATGCTCGGAGCCGTCCACGACGTGGTTCCCGTCGAGCGCTTCGAGACCGACACCGGTCCCGACCCCGACCTCGACCCGCTGCGCGAGTCGCTGGCCGGCTTGCTCGAGGGGATCGACGACTACGCCGCCGTGTTCGACCCACTGCTGTCCACCGAGCCCACCCTCGGTCGCATCTCCGACGACATCGCTGACGTGGCGGGCGACCTCTCGCACGGGCTGCGGCACTATCGCGGCGGCCGCCTCGACGAGGCGCTCTGGTGGTGGCAGTTCTCGTACCTGTCCAGCTGGGGCCAGCAGGCCCTCTCTGCCCAGCGCGCGCTGCTGTCGATCGTGTCCCACCAGCGGCTGGACGTCGACGAGGAGTCCGCGACCGCTGCCGAGGCCGACGCCCTCCTCCGCGACTGA
- a CDS encoding aspartate kinase: MALVVQKYGGSSVSDAERIKAVAARIVARRKSGDDVVVVVSAMGDTTDELIELAERVTPMPAPRELDMLLTAGERISMALLAMAIANLGHEARSYTGSQAGVITDSTHGKARIIDVTPGRIREALDGGAIVIVAGFQGVSQDTKEITTLGRGGSDTTAVALAAALGADVCEIYTDVDGVFSADPRIVPSARRLPRITYEEMLEMAAAGAKVLHLRCVEYARRYGIPIHVRSSFSNREGTYVVAEPPAEGEAMEQAIISGVAHDRSEGKVTVVGVPDKPGEAAAIFRAVADAEINIDMIVQNVSAAATGRTDISFTLPKTEGAKALAVLERARDAIGFESLQWDDQIGKVSLVGAGMRSHPGVSATFFEALADAGVNVELISTSEIRISVVCRSDAVDDAVRAAHSAFGLDADAEAVVYGGTGR; encoded by the coding sequence GTGGCACTCGTCGTCCAGAAGTACGGCGGCTCCTCGGTCAGCGACGCCGAACGCATCAAGGCCGTCGCCGCCCGGATCGTCGCCCGGCGCAAGTCCGGCGACGACGTCGTGGTGGTCGTCTCGGCGATGGGCGACACCACCGACGAGCTGATCGAGCTCGCCGAACGGGTCACCCCGATGCCCGCGCCCCGCGAGCTGGACATGCTGCTGACGGCCGGCGAGCGGATCAGCATGGCGCTGCTCGCGATGGCCATCGCCAACCTCGGGCACGAGGCCCGCTCGTACACCGGCAGCCAGGCCGGGGTCATCACGGACTCCACCCACGGCAAGGCGCGGATCATCGACGTGACGCCCGGCCGCATCCGCGAGGCCCTCGACGGCGGCGCGATCGTCATCGTCGCCGGCTTCCAGGGCGTCTCCCAGGACACCAAGGAGATCACGACGCTCGGGCGCGGCGGATCGGACACCACCGCCGTCGCGCTCGCGGCCGCGCTCGGCGCGGACGTCTGCGAGATCTACACCGACGTGGACGGGGTCTTCAGTGCCGACCCGCGCATCGTGCCCTCCGCCCGCCGCCTCCCGCGCATCACCTACGAGGAGATGCTCGAGATGGCCGCCGCGGGGGCGAAGGTGCTGCACCTGCGGTGCGTCGAGTACGCGCGCCGCTACGGCATCCCGATCCACGTGCGCTCGTCGTTCAGCAACCGCGAGGGGACCTACGTGGTGGCGGAGCCCCCAGCAGAAGGAGAAGCGATGGAGCAGGCGATCATCTCCGGGGTCGCCCACGACCGGAGCGAGGGCAAGGTCACCGTCGTTGGCGTACCGGACAAGCCCGGCGAGGCAGCCGCGATCTTCCGCGCCGTCGCCGATGCCGAGATCAACATCGACATGATCGTGCAGAACGTCTCCGCGGCTGCCACCGGACGTACCGACATCTCCTTCACCCTCCCCAAGACCGAGGGCGCGAAGGCGCTCGCGGTCCTGGAGCGAGCTCGCGACGCCATCGGCTTCGAGTCCCTGCAGTGGGACGACCAGATCGGCAAGGTCTCCCTCGTCGGGGCGGGCATGCGCTCGCACCCGGGGGTGTCCGCGACGTTCTTCGAGGCGCTGGCCGACGCGGGGGTCAACGTCGAGCTCATCTCCACCTCCGAGATCCGCATCTCGGTGGTCTGCCGCTCCGACGCGGTCGATGACGCCGTACGGGCCGCGCACAGCGCGTTCGGGCTGGACGCCGACGCCGAGGCCGTCGTGTACGGCGGGACCGGGCGATGA
- a CDS encoding aspartate-semialdehyde dehydrogenase → MSVDVGVVGATGQVGGVMRQVLAERGFPVGRIRFFSSARSAGTVLSWGDAAIEVEDAATADPTGLDVALFSAGAAASRVLAPRFAAAGVTVIDNSSAWRMDPDVPLVVSEVNPQAVHEARKGIIANPNCTTMAAMPVLKPLHDEAGLVRLVASTYQAVSGSGLAGVEELDKQVREVVDRAAELTHDGSAVTFPAPQKYVGPIAFNVLPLAGSLLDDGSGETDEERKLRNESRKILGIPDLAVSGTCVRVPVFTGHSLSLNAEFARPLSVQRALELLAVAPGVRLADVPTPLEAAGGDDSLVGRIRADDGVPGGRGLALFVSGDNLRKGAALNAVQIAELLIAAR, encoded by the coding sequence ATGAGCGTCGACGTCGGCGTCGTCGGCGCCACTGGGCAGGTCGGTGGGGTGATGCGTCAAGTCCTGGCCGAGCGGGGCTTCCCGGTCGGGCGGATCCGGTTCTTCTCCTCGGCCCGCTCGGCGGGCACGGTCCTGTCCTGGGGCGACGCGGCGATCGAGGTGGAGGACGCTGCCACGGCAGACCCCACCGGGCTCGACGTCGCCCTGTTCTCCGCCGGCGCGGCCGCCTCGCGGGTGCTCGCCCCGCGCTTCGCCGCGGCGGGCGTGACCGTCATCGACAACTCCAGCGCCTGGCGGATGGACCCCGACGTCCCGCTCGTGGTGAGCGAGGTCAACCCGCAGGCCGTACACGAGGCCCGCAAGGGCATCATCGCCAACCCCAACTGCACGACGATGGCTGCGATGCCGGTGCTCAAGCCGCTGCACGACGAGGCCGGCCTGGTTCGGTTGGTCGCTAGCACCTACCAGGCGGTCTCCGGCAGTGGCCTCGCCGGGGTCGAGGAGCTCGACAAGCAGGTACGGGAGGTCGTCGACCGGGCCGCCGAGCTGACCCACGACGGGTCGGCGGTGACGTTCCCCGCGCCGCAGAAGTACGTCGGCCCGATCGCGTTCAACGTGCTTCCGCTGGCCGGCTCCCTGCTCGACGACGGGTCTGGCGAGACCGACGAGGAACGCAAGCTGCGCAACGAGTCCCGCAAGATCCTCGGCATCCCCGACCTCGCAGTGTCCGGTACGTGCGTCCGCGTCCCCGTCTTCACCGGGCACTCGCTGTCCCTCAACGCGGAGTTCGCGAGGCCCCTGTCGGTGCAGCGCGCGCTCGAGCTGCTCGCGGTCGCGCCCGGCGTGCGGCTCGCCGACGTACCGACGCCGCTGGAGGCGGCCGGAGGGGACGACTCGCTCGTCGGCCGAATCCGCGCCGACGACGGCGTCCCCGGCGGGCGCGGCCTCGCCCTGTTCGTCAGCGGCGACAACCTGCGCAAGGGCGCCGCGCTCAACGCGGTCCAGATCGCCGAGCTCCTCATCGCCGCCCGCTGA
- a CDS encoding sigma-70 family RNA polymerase sigma factor: MCPTSDPGTASAARSVAAPALERVLRHEHGLVLAALVRRLGDFDLAEDALQEACVEAWQRWPRDGVPDRPAAWLTTVAWRRAVDRLRRERLRVPKEAEALGLREGGTGPVLPGPDDTADLEAPLADDQLALLMLACHPALSQEAQLALTLRTVAGLTTPEIAAAFLVPEPTMAQRIVRAKRKIALARIPFRLPEGEELRSRLAVVAHVVYLVFNEGYAASAGDVPVRRELCSEAIRLGRLLVRLAPDDAEARGLLALMLLQDSRRGARLDEAGRLVPLGGQDRRRWDREQIEEGRALVVQSLAEGFAGPYRIQAAIAAVHAESASDAETDWRQISLLYRLLELVAPSPLVTLNRAVAVARVDGPEAGLALVDGVAPRLPGSHRVASVRAHLLEDAGREAEAREEYVRAAGLASAAAERTYLLDRAARLA; this comes from the coding sequence GTGTGCCCGACGTCGGATCCCGGTACCGCCTCGGCGGCGCGGAGCGTCGCGGCGCCGGCCCTGGAGCGGGTACTGCGCCACGAGCACGGCCTGGTCCTGGCGGCGCTCGTACGCCGGCTCGGCGACTTCGACCTCGCCGAGGACGCCCTCCAGGAGGCCTGCGTCGAGGCGTGGCAACGCTGGCCCCGCGACGGCGTACCGGACCGCCCCGCCGCATGGCTGACCACGGTCGCGTGGCGGCGGGCGGTCGACCGGCTGCGCCGTGAGCGGCTGCGGGTGCCGAAGGAGGCCGAGGCGCTGGGGCTGCGCGAGGGCGGCACCGGGCCGGTCCTGCCCGGACCGGACGACACCGCCGACCTCGAAGCGCCGCTGGCCGACGACCAGCTGGCCCTGCTCATGCTGGCCTGCCACCCCGCGCTGTCGCAGGAGGCCCAGCTTGCGCTGACCCTGCGTACCGTCGCGGGACTGACCACCCCCGAGATCGCCGCGGCCTTCCTCGTGCCGGAGCCGACCATGGCGCAGCGCATCGTGCGGGCCAAGCGCAAGATCGCTCTGGCGCGGATCCCGTTCCGCCTGCCCGAGGGCGAGGAGCTGCGGTCGAGGCTGGCCGTGGTCGCCCACGTCGTCTACCTGGTCTTCAACGAGGGGTACGCCGCCTCCGCGGGCGACGTACCCGTGCGCCGTGAGCTGTGCTCCGAGGCCATCCGCCTCGGCCGGCTGCTGGTCCGCCTGGCGCCGGACGACGCGGAGGCGCGGGGGTTGCTCGCCCTCATGCTGCTCCAGGACTCGCGGCGCGGCGCTCGGCTGGACGAGGCCGGGCGGCTGGTCCCGCTCGGTGGGCAGGACCGGCGGCGGTGGGACCGGGAGCAGATCGAGGAGGGGCGCGCGCTGGTGGTCCAGTCGCTCGCCGAGGGGTTCGCGGGCCCGTACCGGATCCAGGCCGCGATCGCCGCGGTGCACGCCGAGTCGGCCTCGGACGCCGAGACCGACTGGCGCCAGATCAGCCTGCTGTACCGGCTGCTCGAGCTGGTCGCACCGAGCCCGCTCGTCACGCTGAACCGTGCGGTCGCCGTCGCCCGGGTCGACGGCCCCGAGGCCGGCCTGGCCCTCGTGGACGGCGTGGCCCCACGCCTGCCGGGGTCGCACCGCGTCGCCTCGGTGCGTGCTCACCTGCTCGAGGACGCCGGTCGCGAAGCCGAGGCGCGCGAGGAGTACGTCCGGGCGGCCGGCCTCGCCTCGGCCGCGGCGGAGCGGACCTACCTGCTCGACCGGGCCGCCCGCCTCGCCTAG
- a CDS encoding LytR C-terminal domain-containing protein, protein MSTLSPVGRSGGGPGRHLRTALVLLVGLAALVAAGFVGWTLAGRDNTTGASGPSPSVSTSASCTPSARPSPTATKTRASSSRSAKAHPSSTALPKPKTITVNVYNSTSRSGLAHTTATQLAARGFTIGSIGNDSAPQPVMGVAEVRYGPHGVAQARVVAAQVPGAKLVEDHRRTADVDLAVGAKYKHLATPAQVKAALSPAAKPSPSC, encoded by the coding sequence ATGTCGACCCTCTCGCCGGTCGGTCGCTCCGGCGGAGGCCCGGGACGTCACCTGCGCACCGCGCTGGTCCTGCTCGTGGGCCTCGCCGCGCTCGTGGCCGCCGGGTTCGTGGGCTGGACCCTGGCGGGTCGGGACAACACCACCGGGGCCAGCGGCCCCAGCCCCTCGGTGTCCACCAGCGCCTCGTGCACACCCAGCGCGCGGCCGAGCCCCACCGCCACGAAGACGCGCGCCTCCTCCAGCCGATCGGCCAAGGCGCACCCGAGCTCGACGGCGCTGCCCAAGCCCAAGACCATCACGGTCAACGTCTACAACTCGACGTCGCGCAGCGGACTGGCTCACACGACGGCGACCCAGCTGGCCGCGCGCGGGTTCACCATCGGCAGCATCGGCAACGACTCCGCGCCCCAACCGGTGATGGGCGTCGCCGAGGTGCGCTACGGCCCGCACGGCGTCGCGCAGGCGAGGGTGGTCGCTGCCCAGGTCCCGGGCGCCAAGCTGGTGGAGGACCACCGACGTACCGCCGACGTCGACCTCGCCGTGGGCGCCAAGTACAAGCACCTCGCCACGCCCGCCCAGGTCAAGGCGGCGCTGAGCCCGGCCGCCAAGCCCTCGCCCAGCTGCTGA
- a CDS encoding GNAT family N-acetyltransferase, with product MEPSRQQSTSAEQPETQPGPPETRPGPPTSIEPSVWSTSFAPPERIELGDVVLRRSRLADTELAVVAVRRSLTHLQRWMPWAVDGYDLGESADYLRRSELEWDQGTAFNYALVDPADAWLGSFSLMGRVGPNALEIGYWVAVDHVRRGLATLGAAALTSAGLALPDVGRIEIHHDRDNLVSGRIPARLGYVRLREQPAPEVDVPNGSGVHVVWAMEQDAWPGSPGAALVAAARGAA from the coding sequence GTGGAGCCCTCACGCCAGCAGTCGACCTCAGCCGAGCAGCCGGAGACCCAGCCCGGACCGCCGGAGACCCGACCCGGACCGCCGACCTCGATCGAGCCGTCGGTCTGGTCGACCTCGTTCGCGCCCCCGGAGCGCATCGAGCTGGGCGACGTCGTGCTCCGGCGCTCGAGGCTCGCCGACACCGAGCTGGCCGTGGTCGCCGTGCGCCGCTCCCTGACCCACCTCCAGCGCTGGATGCCGTGGGCGGTGGACGGCTACGACCTCGGTGAGTCCGCCGACTACCTGCGCCGCAGCGAGCTCGAGTGGGACCAGGGCACGGCGTTCAACTACGCCCTCGTCGACCCCGCCGACGCCTGGCTGGGCTCCTTCAGCCTGATGGGCCGCGTCGGACCGAACGCGCTCGAGATCGGCTACTGGGTGGCGGTCGACCACGTGCGGCGCGGCCTGGCGACGCTCGGCGCCGCGGCGCTCACCAGCGCCGGCCTCGCCCTCCCCGACGTCGGCCGCATCGAGATCCACCACGACCGGGACAACCTGGTCAGCGGTCGGATCCCGGCGCGGCTGGGGTACGTGCGACTGCGCGAACAGCCCGCGCCCGAGGTCGACGTCCCGAACGGATCGGGCGTGCACGTCGTCTGGGCGATGGAGCAGGACGCGTGGCCGGGAAGCCCCGGCGCGGCGCTGGTCGCGGCAGCGCGCGGCGCCGCCTGA
- the recR gene encoding recombination mediator RecR, giving the protein MYEGAVQDLIDELGRLPGVGPKSAQRIAFHLLAADPADVRRLVHALTEVKDKVRFCSTCGNVAEAEQCRICLDPRRDPAVLCVVEEPKDVVAIERTREFRGRYHVLGGAISPIEGVGPDDLRVKELLTRLADGVVTELILATDPNLEGEATATYLARLVKPLGLRVTRLASGLPVGGDLEYADEVTLGRAFEGRRLLDV; this is encoded by the coding sequence GTGTACGAGGGCGCCGTGCAGGACCTCATCGACGAGCTCGGGCGCCTGCCCGGGGTCGGGCCGAAGAGCGCGCAGCGGATCGCCTTCCATCTGTTGGCGGCGGATCCCGCGGACGTACGGCGTCTCGTCCACGCCCTGACCGAGGTGAAGGACAAGGTCCGCTTCTGCTCGACGTGCGGGAACGTGGCCGAGGCCGAGCAGTGCCGGATCTGCCTCGACCCCCGCCGAGACCCGGCGGTCCTGTGCGTCGTCGAGGAGCCCAAGGACGTGGTGGCGATCGAACGCACCCGGGAGTTCCGCGGCCGTTACCACGTGCTGGGCGGGGCGATCAGCCCGATCGAGGGCGTCGGGCCGGACGACCTGCGGGTCAAGGAGCTGCTGACCCGCCTGGCGGACGGCGTCGTCACCGAGCTCATCCTGGCGACCGACCCGAACCTCGAGGGCGAGGCGACGGCGACGTACCTGGCCCGGCTGGTGAAGCCGCTGGGGCTCAGGGTCACCCGGTTGGCCAGCGGGTTGCCGGTGGGCGGCGACCTGGAGTACGCGGACGAGGTCACGCTGGGGCGGGCCTTCGAGGGCAGGAGGTTGCTCGATGTCTGA
- a CDS encoding YciI family protein: protein MDYVLLIAVDPSVYADLPPEQAQGIYAEYDAYTAELRARGVYVDGNPLQSVDTATTVQVRDGVRSTTDGPYAEAKEVLLGYYVIRVDSLDEALEWAAKIPDARYGSIEVRPVMELPGS, encoded by the coding sequence ATGGACTACGTCCTGCTCATCGCCGTCGACCCCAGCGTGTACGCCGACCTGCCGCCGGAGCAGGCGCAGGGGATCTACGCCGAGTACGACGCCTATACCGCCGAACTGCGCGCCCGGGGGGTCTACGTCGACGGCAACCCGCTGCAGTCGGTCGACACGGCGACCACCGTCCAGGTCCGCGACGGTGTCCGCTCCACGACCGACGGCCCGTACGCCGAGGCGAAGGAGGTCCTCCTCGGCTACTACGTGATCCGCGTGGACAGCCTCGACGAGGCGCTCGAGTGGGCGGCCAAGATCCCCGACGCGCGCTACGGGTCCATCGAGGTGCGTCCGGTCATGGAGCTTCCGGGCAGCTGA
- a CDS encoding type II toxin-antitoxin system VapB family antitoxin, producing MIFKRVGEGRPYPQHGLTIKDWAKVPPRQVRLSELVTTKRALDLEALLADDATIFGDLFCHVVRWDGELYLEDGLHRAVRAALQQRQVVHARVYEVTEHDPT from the coding sequence GTGATCTTCAAGCGGGTGGGTGAGGGGCGTCCCTACCCCCAGCACGGGCTGACCATCAAGGACTGGGCCAAGGTCCCGCCTCGGCAGGTACGCCTCTCCGAGCTGGTCACGACCAAGCGGGCGTTGGACCTCGAGGCGCTTCTGGCCGACGATGCGACCATCTTCGGCGACCTGTTCTGCCATGTGGTGCGCTGGGATGGCGAGCTCTACCTCGAGGACGGGCTGCACCGCGCGGTACGCGCTGCGCTACAGCAGCGGCAGGTGGTGCACGCGCGTGTGTACGAGGTAACCGAGCACGACCCGACGTAA